In Camelus dromedarius isolate mCamDro1 chromosome 3, mCamDro1.pat, whole genome shotgun sequence, one DNA window encodes the following:
- the TIGD6 gene encoding tigger transposable element-derived protein 6 → MATKGNKKRRQFSLEEKMKVVEAVDSGKRKGDVAKEFGITPSTLSTFLKDRARFEEKVREASVGPQRKRMRNALYDDIDKAVFAWFQEIHAKNILVTGSVIRKKALNLANMLGYDNFQASVGWLNRFRDRHGIALKAVCREDSGRLMNSLGIDKVNEWHAGEIIKLIADYSPDDIFNADETGVFFQLLPQHTLVAKGDHCRGGKKARQRLTALFCCNASGTEKMRPLIVGRSANPRCLKNVHSLPCDYRANQWAWMTQDLFNEWLMQVDARMKRAERRILLLIDNCSAHNMLPHLERIQVGYLPSNCTAVLQPLNLGIIHTVKVLYRGHFLKQILLKLNSSEDQEKVDIRQAIDMIAAAWWSVKQSTVVRCWQKAGIIPVELTESDTEAAASEPDIAIEKLWHSVAIATCVPNEINFQDFVTADDDLIISQELLDTEVIQDMRAGENTDEAGSEDDGEASLPQQPKITLTEAISSVQKLRRFLSTCVGVPDAIFGQLNGIDEYLMRRVTQTPVDSKITDFLQTK, encoded by the coding sequence ATGGCAACCAAGGGGAACAAGAAGCGTCGGCAGTTCTCCctggaggagaaaatgaaagtTGTAGAAGCTGTAGACTCGGGCAAGAGGAAAGGCGATGTGGCAAAAGAATTCGGTATCACTCCTTCTACATTGTCTACATTCTTAAAGGATCGCGCCAGATTTGAAGAAAAGGTGCGGGAAGCATCTGTGGGACCTCAACGGAAAAGGATGAGGAATGCTCTTTATGATGACATTGATAAGGCTGTTTTTGCTTGGTTTCAAGAAATCCATGCCAAAAACATTCTCGTGACTGGTTCTGTCATTCGGAAAAAAGCGCTAAACCTGGCCAACATGCTTGGCTATGACAATTTTCAAGCAAGTGTGGGCTGGCTGAACAGATTTCGGGATCGCCATGGAATTGCTTTGAAAGCAGTCTGTAGAGAAGATAGTGGCAGACTAATGAATAGTTTAGGAATAGATAAGGTTAATGAGTGGCATGCAGGGGAAATTATAAAACTAATTGCTGACTACAGCCCAGATGATATCTTTAATGCTGATGAGACAGGAGTGTTTTTCCAGTTGCTTCCCCAGCACACGCTTGTAGCAAAAGGGGATCATTGTagagggggaaagaaagcaaGGCAGCGGTTGACAGCCCTCTTTTGTTGCAATGCTTCAGGGACTGAAAAAATGAGACCATTGATTGTTGGTAGGTCAGCTAACCCACGCTGCCTCAAGAATGTCCATTCCCTCCCTTGTGATTACCGAGCCAACCAGTGGGCATGGATGACGCAGGATCTATTTAATGAGTGGCTGATGCAAGTGGATGCCAGGATGAAGCGGGCTGAACGCCGGATCCTCCTGCTGATCGACAACTGCTCTGCTCACAACATGCTTCCACACTTGGAAAGGATTCAGGTGGGGTATCTGCCCTCAAACTGTACTGCCGTCTTGCAGCCACTGAATCTTGGCATAATTCATACCGTGAAAGTGCTGTACAGGGGCCACTTTCTAAAACAGATCCTCCTCAAGCTCAACAGCAGTGAGGATCAGGAAAAAGTGGACATCAGGCAGGCCATTGACATGATTGCTGCGGCCTGGTGGTCAGTCAAGCAGTCCACAGTGGTGAGATGCTGGCAGAAGGCAGGCATCATCCCTGTGGAACTGACGGAATCTGACACAGAAGCAGCAGCCAGTGAACCAGATATTGCCATCGAAAAGTTGTGGCACTCAGTGGCTATTGCCACTTGTGtcccaaatgaaataaatttccaGGACTTTGTCACTGCAGATGATGATCTCATCATCTCTCAGGAGCTGCTGGACACAGAGGTCATCCAGGACATGAGGGCTGGTGAAAATACTGATGAAGCTGGAAGTGAAGATGACGGGGAGGCTTCTTTACCACAGCAGCCAAAAATCACCCTCACAGAGGCCATCTCAAGTGTACAGAAACTTAGACGGTTCCTTTCCACTTGTGTAGGTGTTCCTGATGCCATCTTTGGACAGCTAAATGGCATAGATGAATATTTAATGAGAAGAGTGACACAAACTCCTGTTGATTCCAAAATTACAGATTTCCTCCAAACAAAATAA